The genomic DNA GTGGCCTTTCAGAACCTGGGTGGTGGCGATACTAGTGCTAAAGATTTTGGTAATCTACAAGCACTAGGTATCGGTTTTCTTACGATTGCCATTATTTTATTAATTAGTGTTTTTGCACGGGGTTTTATGAAGTCCGTTTCAATTCTAATCGGGATCTTAGTTGGTACCTTGATTGCTGGTGCCATGGGCATGGTTTCCTTGAAACCCGTCGCCGAAGCCAGCTGGTTCCACTTACCGACCCTCTTTTACTTTGGTACTCCCCATTTTGAATGGTCATCTATTCTGACGATGATCCTCGTCTCATTGACCACAATGGTCGAATCAACCGGGGTCTTCTTTGCCCTTGGCGACATTACTGGTCGTAAAATTGAAAGTGATGATTTAAAGCGGGGTTACCGAGCAGAGGGGATTGCCGTTATTCTTGGTGGATTATTCAGTACTTTCCCTTACTCAACCTTCTCCGAAAATGTCGGGGTCGTTCAATTATCCGGTGTCAAAACACGGAAACCAATTTACTTTTCCGCAGCCTTCTTAGTTATCTTGGGCTTATTGCCTAAGATTGGTGCGTTGGCTACTATTATTCCCGACCCAGTACTAGGCGGCGCCATGGTCGTCATGTTCGGGATCGTTGGGATTCAAGGAATTAGAATGTTAGCTCAAGTTGATTTTCGTAATAATAATAACTTGCTCGTTGCAGCCGTCTCCATTGGGCTTGGTTTAGGGGTCACAGTTCAAACGAACATCTTCCAATTTCTACCAGGCGCACTTCAAATCATGTTAAGTAACGGGGTTGTCGTGGGTAGTCTAGCCGCAGTTGGTCTCAACTTACTCTTCAACCGACACGCGGCTGAGACCACTGTCGATGACGAATCAGTCGGTCTTAATGAAACTGAACAGCATTAATCATTATTCTTAAACGCAGCGGCTCACATCCCGACAACACGGGGTGTGAGCCGCTGTTTTTTGTTCGGATACGTTACATCAACTCTTTTTAATCATCCCTTCCAATCAAATTTATGCTGACGTGCATTCACTGAACACAATCAATCCACACGCTTCGCTAGTCAACCGTTCATGAATCATGATCAAAACATGCCAATTGGTTAAGGTCAAAAGCACCAGCTTAAACCCGCTGGAAAAAGGTCGAACTAGCGTAAACATGTTTGGCTTGAGCGTCCTAGACCGACTTCCAGGCATTTCTGCCAATTGCTGGAACGCGATGGACACAGATTTAAGCCGAAACCCACGTCTTAAATGCTGGTCTTCCATAGGCATGCAATATTGTCGAAACGTGTTCGAGCCAACCTGGGTCTGCGGTTAGCTACACAATATTGCCAATCGGGGAAGACCACCCGCTTAGCAACATCGCTAGGCTAATCCTCAACCCAACCCGGTTGGACCTCACACTCTTGAAGTGCTGAGCATTGTCAGAAATACCTTCCAGTCGGGACAGCGTTCGAATGGCAGACATGGACGTACCCAACTTTTGATGAATTGATCATTATTTTTCTCAAACGATAATCTTGTCAGCAAATTGTCAGACTGATAATCCTATTTTGACAGTTCAACTATGCCTAAATCACCATATTAGTATTGGAGTAGCTAAAATGGACGATGATAACTTAACGTTTAATTGAAGTCCCAGTATCAAAATATTCAACGACCGATTGTACCAAGTTAAGTGGCTGTTCATCAGCCATTCGAGCGGCTTCCCGAAACGTGTTCGGTGCCACTGAAGCCTGTGCTTGCTACGCTAACGGACTAATGCCAAAACCGCATTAATCCGTTGGCTAGGCAATGCTCGGCTTCAACCCGTGGCCCCTCACACTCTTGAGACTGGAGGGGCTGGGTGACAATGCTCAGTAGCCAAATTATTCTTAGCTGGAAGTGATCTTCTTCCGGCTTAGAATAAGACTCGTATTTGAGATTGCGCAGTGGGCTTCTGCGTGAGCTCAAATCGACGTCGGCTGCGTTCCAGCAATTGGCCCCCAGCCCCGGAAGTCGGATTAGGATGAACACGTACTGACGAACAGCAATCCGACTAATTGGCATGTTTTGACCATCATTCATGATACTTTGGTAAAAGTGGACAATGACTGCATGGTCGCTTGAGACTACCCTGACGATGTTGGCATTAAGTCAACTGAAAGAGATAAAACAATAAATCCCCTGTTACCCTAAAAAGCAGTATGTTATACTAGACAATTGTTGAATTGTTAGTTTTTTATTAATTTTAGGAGTGGGTCATTATTCTAGAACAATTATTTCATTTGCGTGAAAACCGTACTTCAGTCCGCCGCGAATTGATCGGTGGTCTGACGACCTTTTTAGCGATGTCTTATATTTTAGCCGTAAATCCCGAACTATTGGGCAGTACCGGTATGAGCAAAACTGCTGTCTTCACCGCAACGATTTTAGCTGCCATTGCTGGCTGTCTCTTAATGGGACTGGTAGCCAACTTCCCCG from Lactiplantibacillus paraplantarum includes the following:
- a CDS encoding nucleobase:cation symporter-2 family protein codes for the protein MKEVSVAPKITNIKAAVLGFQHLLAMYSGDVLVPLLIGAALHFSQEQLTYLVSIDIFMCGIATFLQLKRTPLTGIGLPVVLGCAVQAVNPLIQIGKTYGLGTMYGSIIGAGIFIFLIAGLFSKIKSLFPPVVTGSLITIIGFTLIPVAFQNLGGGDTSAKDFGNLQALGIGFLTIAIILLISVFARGFMKSVSILIGILVGTLIAGAMGMVSLKPVAEASWFHLPTLFYFGTPHFEWSSILTMILVSLTTMVESTGVFFALGDITGRKIESDDLKRGYRAEGIAVILGGLFSTFPYSTFSENVGVVQLSGVKTRKPIYFSAAFLVILGLLPKIGALATIIPDPVLGGAMVVMFGIVGIQGIRMLAQVDFRNNNNLLVAAVSIGLGLGVTVQTNIFQFLPGALQIMLSNGVVVGSLAAVGLNLLFNRHAAETTVDDESVGLNETEQH